A window of the Henckelia pumila isolate YLH828 chromosome 3, ASM3356847v2, whole genome shotgun sequence genome harbors these coding sequences:
- the LOC140891218 gene encoding uncharacterized protein, whose translation MGLVRGLALVGLSVMWLFLLLRVTGAQSPPSPTSNSMFSNARALDALLQDYAYQAFVRPRTGVVYDGAVPSNLSGIQVSAMRLRSGSLRTKGVSMYKEFEIPKGVKEQPYAERLVLVYQNLGNWSMVYYPLPGYMYLSPILGLLAYDAADLKAKHLPVLDIKASGQPISIKFSELKSVPEGSVPKCASFDLNGSVSFSSVLSDNICTTFQQGHFSIAVESVAPAPAPFSFPPPPPPPTPTSPPPPPRGMIGTPEEQEGSNKSKVWIIVGSVVGGFALFIILGLVIVWLRKYKRRKKMHQMERAAEVGEALHMTTVGSTKAPAATGTRTQPSLETEYVP comes from the coding sequence ATGGGACTTGTTAGAGGTCTTGCATTGGTTGGTCTCTCTGTTATGTGGTTATTCTTGTTGCTGAGAGTCACTGGAGCTCAATCACCTCCTTCTCCAACTTCTAATTCAATGTTTAGTAATGCACGGGCGCTAGATGCTCTCCTCCAAGACTATGCGTACCAGGCATTTGTGCGTCCACGAACCGGTGTTGTCTATGATGGGGCTGTCCCCTCTAATCTCTCTGGGATTCAGGTTTCGGCCATGAGACTCAGGAGTGGTAGCTTAAGGACGAAGGGTGTTAGTATGTACAAGGAGTTTGAGATTCCCAAGGGCGTTAAGGAACAGCCTTATGCAGAGAGGCTTGTTCTGGTCTACCAGAATTTGGGCAATTGGTCTATGGTATATTACCCCCTTCCTGGTTACATGTATTTATCGCCAATTTTGGGCCTTCTAGCTTATGATGCTGCGGATCTTAAGGCCAAACACCTGCCTGTGCTGGATATCAAGGCGTCTGGTCAACCCATATCTATCAAGTTTTCGGAATTAAAGTCCGTGCCAGAAGGATCAGTTCCCAAGTGTGCTTCATTTGATTTAAACGGTTCAGTTAGTTTCTCTAGTGTGTTGTCAGATAACATCTGTACAACATTCCAACAAGGGCACTTCTCTATTGCGGTGGAATCAGTTGCCCCTGCTCCTGCGCCATTCTCCTTccctccaccaccaccaccaccgaCACCGACATCACCTCCGCCACCACCACGAGGAATGATTGGTACTCCTGAAGAGCAGGAAGGGAGTAACAAATCCAAGGTGTGGATAATTGTGGGGTCAGTGGTAGGAGGATTTGCATTGTTCATTATTCTGGGACTCGTGATCGTGTGGCTGCGCAAGTATAAACGTAGGAAGAAAATGCATCAAATGGAGAGGGCAGCAGAGGTTGGGGAGGCTTTGCATATGACCACTGTTGGAAGCACTAAAGCACCAGCAGCTACCGGAACAAGGACGCAACCATCACTCGAGACCGAATATGTACCCTGA
- the LOC140891363 gene encoding uncharacterized protein encodes MSRSLKESVIGAARKSPPGLFSNGSLRNFNEDENLDLFSKTRRPFSVASAHHPDVSLKLGRLSIGSAKQGKSGLDDLLSADGGKHDYDWLLTPPGTPLVPSSDGNESQPGLLAPRSSSLVRSISTSKASRLSVSQSESNHAAKPTRSRSVTRSSVSSSQHNSYSNKSTSILNTSSASVSSYIRPSTPTNRSSGTTRPSTPSARPSVSRSTTPSKSRTAPTPSSVDKPRPSQNSRPSTPTSRAQVSANTNSSAAWTTSRPSTPTRRNSAPSLSHVSGASVPGAHSHTNGRNVASVSRPSSPASRVRPAPQTIVLPDFPLETPPNLRTTLTERSISAGRSRPALALAAKGNAEPLATTVTVPRRQPSPVVTRGRAADPVSRSRPLVNGQLSNSMDYRRELSTRKPVSTSTDGTGFGRTISKKTPDIAARHMEMKNGSNLSRSLLTGSNLFPQSIRSSNHKTQLGATSGNGCVPISRYGDLAENGNHVNTLSESGSEEDKHPSSARLVNSDIYESSRYDMILLKEDLKNMNWLHSIDDKSDEGSIFDHGFERLPEPFEHE; translated from the exons ATGAGTCGCAGCCTCAAAGAATCTGTCATCGGCGCCGCCAGAAAGAGCCCGCCGGGCCTTTTTTCAAATGGATCACTTCGTAATTTCAATGAAGATGAAAATTTGGATCTTTTCTCCAAGACCCGTCGCCCCTTTTCCGTTGCCTCTGCTCACCATCCCGATG TGTCTTTAAAGCTGGGGAGACTCTCGATTGGATCGGCAAAACAGGGGAAGAGTGgattggatgatttgttgtcagCAGATGGCGGGAAGCACGACTATGATTG GCTTCTTACACCTCCTGGAACTCCTTTGGTCCCGTCTTCGGATGGAAATGAATCTCAGCCTGGTCTTCTAGCTCCAAGAAGCAGTTCATTGGTCAGATCAATCTCAACATCCAAGGCCTCGAGG CTATCAGTCTCTCAGTCAGAAAGTAACCATGCTGCAAAACCAACACGAAGCAGATCAGTGACTCGTTCTTCTGTCTCTAGTTCCCAACACAACTCCTATTCTAATAAATCAACTTCCATTCTGAACACAAGTTCTGCTTCCGTCTCTTCTTATATTAGACCATCCACTCCCACCAACCGCTCTTCAGGAACTACAAGACCTTCAACGCCTTCTGCACGCCCATCAGTGTCAAGATCTACAACTCCTTCTAAATCTCGTACTGCTCCCACTCCATCCTCTGTGGATAAACCAAGACCATCGCAGAACTCAAGACCGTCTACTCCTACTTCTAGGGCACAAGTTTCTGCAAACACAAACTCTTCTGCGGCGTGGACAACATCGAGGCCATCTACACCTACGCGTCGAAATTCCGCACCATCTCTATCTCATGTTTCTGGAGCTTCTGTCCCAGGTGCACATAGTCACACCAACGGACGCAATGTTGCCTCTGTATCTCGCCCAAGCTCCCCGGCTTCAAGAGTTCGACCCGCACCACAAACTATCGTGCTCCCTGATTTTCCACTTGAAACACCACCAAACTTGCGGACGACTTTGACAGAGAGATCAATATCCGCTGGTAGGTCCAGACCTGCACTGGCTCTTGCTGCTAAAGGAAATGCAGAACCTTTAGCAACTACAGTCACTGTGCCAAGGAGACAGCCATCACCAGTGGTCACCAGGGGAAGAGCTGCAGATCCAGTCAGCAGGAGTCGACCACTTGTGAATGGACAGCTGAGTAATTCGATGGATTATCGGAGAGAGTTGTCTACTCGGAAACCTGTCAGTACATCCACTGATGGCACCGGGTTTGGCCGGACAATATCAAAGAAAACTCCTGATATTGCTGCAAGGCATATG GAAATGAAAAATGGAAGCAATTTGTCTCGATCTCTTCTTACTGGCTCAAATTTATTTCCTCAAAGCATCCGATCCAGCAACCATAAAACCCAACTTGGTGCAACATCTGGCAATGGATGCGTGCCGATTTCTCGTTATGGTGACCTTGCAGAAAATGGTAATCATGTTAACACACTTTCTGAAAGTGGAAGTGAAGAGGACAAGCATCCATCTTCAGCAAGACTTGTCAACAGCGATATCTATGAAAGCTCCCGCTATGACATGATTCTTCTTAAAGAGGACCTCAAGAATATGAATTGGCTTCACAGTATTGACGATAAGTCTGATGAAGGATCCATCTTTGATCATGGATTTGAGCGTTTGCCTGAACCATTTGAGCATGAATAA
- the LOC140891669 gene encoding uncharacterized protein isoform X2 has translation MENDRKKKKNNKKKKNKVATTLSESATNDGRESTSDTQSHVVEIEQGMDVQISGATNASNNVGQKVDSDTDGHLSNGIEERNVAKADKQYWIDREASYEEKIKQLQAEKDAQMQKEAILEDKIKDLLREKDENLQKLAGQEETIRQLHSEKIAFIQKEDMLEERCKQLQREKDFYLQKEISTEESIAALSTDSKKLRAQMMELEESRKSLLIEKQELTEKVSSLQLQIKNLESTITYSHPNMNNMTSEDGNADHHQREVTHVPADKLVPENPELVEKVNGIYADSRPVGTNPEDKAALSAGGNTQILRKILLLELKAAR, from the exons ATGGAGAATGAccggaaaaagaagaaaaacaacaagaagaagaagaataaggTAGCTACTACACTTTCAGAAAGTGCCACAAATGATGGCCGGGAATCTACTTCTGATACTCAAAGTCATGTTGTGGAGATAGAACAGGGTATGGACGTTCAAATCTCAGGGGCTACAAATGCCTCAAATAATGTTGGACAGAAAGTGGATTCCGATACAGATGGTCATCTTTCTAATGGAATTGAAGAA AGAAATGTAGCTAAAGCAGACAAACAGTATTGGATCGACAGAGAG GCAAGCTATGAAGAGAAAATCAAACAACTGCAAGCTGAAAAGGATGCACAGATGCAAAAGGAG GCTATTCTTGAGGACAAAATCAAAGATTTGCTAAGGGAAAAGGATGAAAACTTACAAAAATTG GCAGGTCAAGAAGAAACAATCAGACAGTTACATAGTGAAAAGATCGCATTCATTCAGAAAGAG GATATGCTAGAAGAGAGATGTAAACAATTACAAAGGGAAAAGGATTTTTACCTGCAGAAAGAG ATTTCAACTGAGGAATCAATTGCGGCTCTGAGTACCGATAGCAAAAAATTACGTGCTCAG ATGATGGAGCTGGAGGAGTCAAGGAAGAGTCTCCTAATTGAAAAGCAGGAGTTGACGGAAAAAGTTTCCAGTTTACAGTTACAAATCAAGAATCTTGAGAGCACCATCACTTATTCTCATccaaatatgaataatatg ACTTCTGAAGATGGAAATGCAGACCACCATCAACGAGAAGTTACGCATGTGCCAGCTGACAAATTGGTTCCAGAAAATCCAGAGCTAGTTGAAAAA GTTAATGGGATATATGCGGATTCTCGCCCTGTGGGCACCAATCCGGAGGACAAAGCTGCTTTATCCGCTGGTGGTAATACCCAGATCTTACGCAAGATTCTGCTCTTGGAGTTGAAGGCAGCAAGGTGA
- the LOC140891669 gene encoding uncharacterized protein isoform X1 → MENDRKKKKNNKKKKNKVATTLSESATNDGRESTSDTQSHVVEIEQGMDVQISGATNASNNVGQKVDSDTDGHLSNGIEERNVAKADKQYWIDREASYEEKIKQLQAEKDAQMQKEAILEDKIKDLLREKDENLQKLAGQEETIRQLHSEKIAFIQKEDMLEERCKQLQREKDFYLQKEISTEESIAALSTDSKKLRAQMMELEESRKSLLIEKQELTEKVSSLQLQIKNLESTITYSHPNMNNMVTSEDGNADHHQREVTHVPADKLVPENPELVEKVNGIYADSRPVGTNPEDKAALSAGGNTQILRKILLLELKAAR, encoded by the exons ATGGAGAATGAccggaaaaagaagaaaaacaacaagaagaagaagaataaggTAGCTACTACACTTTCAGAAAGTGCCACAAATGATGGCCGGGAATCTACTTCTGATACTCAAAGTCATGTTGTGGAGATAGAACAGGGTATGGACGTTCAAATCTCAGGGGCTACAAATGCCTCAAATAATGTTGGACAGAAAGTGGATTCCGATACAGATGGTCATCTTTCTAATGGAATTGAAGAA AGAAATGTAGCTAAAGCAGACAAACAGTATTGGATCGACAGAGAG GCAAGCTATGAAGAGAAAATCAAACAACTGCAAGCTGAAAAGGATGCACAGATGCAAAAGGAG GCTATTCTTGAGGACAAAATCAAAGATTTGCTAAGGGAAAAGGATGAAAACTTACAAAAATTG GCAGGTCAAGAAGAAACAATCAGACAGTTACATAGTGAAAAGATCGCATTCATTCAGAAAGAG GATATGCTAGAAGAGAGATGTAAACAATTACAAAGGGAAAAGGATTTTTACCTGCAGAAAGAG ATTTCAACTGAGGAATCAATTGCGGCTCTGAGTACCGATAGCAAAAAATTACGTGCTCAG ATGATGGAGCTGGAGGAGTCAAGGAAGAGTCTCCTAATTGAAAAGCAGGAGTTGACGGAAAAAGTTTCCAGTTTACAGTTACAAATCAAGAATCTTGAGAGCACCATCACTTATTCTCATccaaatatgaataatatggTG ACTTCTGAAGATGGAAATGCAGACCACCATCAACGAGAAGTTACGCATGTGCCAGCTGACAAATTGGTTCCAGAAAATCCAGAGCTAGTTGAAAAA GTTAATGGGATATATGCGGATTCTCGCCCTGTGGGCACCAATCCGGAGGACAAAGCTGCTTTATCCGCTGGTGGTAATACCCAGATCTTACGCAAGATTCTGCTCTTGGAGTTGAAGGCAGCAAGGTGA
- the LOC140889660 gene encoding vacuolar-sorting receptor 1-like → MRECFGVLYLCIWFILHGSCSGRFVVEKNYLTVTSPPSLKDVYECAIGNFGVPQYGGTMAGSVLYPKSNQNACRRFEDSDISLNNKPGGIPVFLLVDRGDCYFTLKAWNAQNAGAAAIVVVDDRVEPLITMDTPEGDDAMADYIQNITIPSTLISRELGDRIRKELSKGEMVNMNIDWREALPHPDDRVEYEFWTNSNDECGPKCDSQLEFVRNFKGAAQILEQKGYTQFTPHYITWYCPEAFIMSKQCKSQCINNGRYCAPDPEQDFSRGYDGKDVVVQNLRQACFFKIAKERGKPWQWWDYVTDFSIRCPMKEKKYTKECSDQVIRSLGVETWKIDECIGDIEADVDNPVLKAEQEAQIGKGSRGDVTILPTLVVNGRQYRGKLDKGAVLKAICSGFEETTEPAICLTKDIETNECLHNNGGCWQDKAANITACRDTFRGRVCECPIVQGVRFIGDGYTYCEASGALRCEINNGGCWKGTKGGITYSACIDDHTKGCKCPPGFRGDGVNSCEDIDECKEKLACQCPDCKCKNTWGSYECSCRGNSIYIHEHDTCISKYGSGEVGWGFMSFVFVGLAVAGVSGYAVYKYRIRRYMDSEIRAIMAQYMPLDNQGEIPSQLPLGRV, encoded by the exons ATGAGGGAATGTTTTGGAGTATTGTATTTGTGCATTTGGTTTATCCTACACGGGTCTTGTTCGGGGAGATTTGTCGTGGAGAAGAACTACCTGACGGTGACGTCCCCTCCGTCGCTGAAAGACGTGTATGAATGCGCGATAGGGAATTTCGGGGTGCCTCAATATGGTGGGACAATGGCTGGGTCTGTCTTGTACCCAAAATCCAACCAGAACGCATGTAGGAGGTTCGAAGATTCCGACATTTCGTTGAACAATAAGCCCGGTGGCATTCCTGTCTTCCTTTTAGTAGACAGAGGAG ATTGCTATTTTACGTTGAAAGCATGGAATGCTCAGAACGCAGGAGCTGCGGCTATTGTGGTTGTGGATGATAGGGTGGAGCCTCTTATCACCATGGACACCCCAGAGGGGGATGATGCGATGGCGGATTATATACAAAACATAACTATCCCATCGACACTTATCAGCAGGGAACTTGGGGACAGGATAAGGAAAGAGCTATCTAAAGGAGAGATGGTGAACATGAATATTGACTGGAGGGAGGCCCTGCCGCATCCTGATGATCGGGTCGAGTACGAGTTCTGGACGAATAGCAACGACGAATGTGGCCCCAAGTGTGACAGCCAGTTGGAATTTGTCAGAAATTTCAAGGGGGCTGCACAGATACTTGAGCAGAAAGGCTACACTCAGTTCACCCCTCATTATATAACGTGGTATTGTCCGGAGGCGTTTATTATGAGCAAGCAGTGTAAGTCACAGTGCATCAACAATGGGAGGTATTGCGCCCCGGATCCCGAGCAAGATTTTAGCAGGGGATATGATGGGAAGGATGTTGTGGTGCAAAATCTGAGGCAAGCCTGCTTCTTTAAGATAGCAAAAGAACGTGGAAAGCCGTGGCAGTGGTGGGACTATGTGACGGATTTTTCCATTCGATGTCCGATGAAGGAGAAAAAGTATACAAAGGAGTGTTCCGATCAAGTAATCCGGTCCCTTG GAGTTGAAACATGGAAGATCGACGAATGTATTGGAGACATTGAAGCTGATGTCGATAACCCTGTTCTAAAAGCCGAACAGGAAGCACAG ATAGGAAAGGGATCACGAGGAGACGTTACTATCTTACCAACTCTTGTAGTTAATGGCAGACAATATAGAG GTAAGCTGGACAAAGGTGCTGTTCTCAAAGCCATTTGTTCAGGTTTCGAAGAGACTACAGAGCCTGCCATTTGTTTGACTAAAG ATATAGAAACAAATGAGTGTCTGCATAACAATGGTGGATGCTGGCAAGACAAGGCTGCTAATATTACTGCTTGCCGG GATACTTTCCGCGGTAGGGTGTGCGAGTGCCCCATTGTGCAGGGAGTGAGATTCATTGGTGACGGTTATACTTACTGTGAAG CTTCAGGAGCGTTGAGATGTGAAATAAATAACGGAGGGTGTTGGAAGGGAACCAAGGGCGGAATAACGTACTCTGCATGCATC GATGATCATACAAAAGGTTGCAAGTGCCCACCAGGATTCAGGGGTGATGGAGTTAATAGTTGTGAAG ATATTGATGAATGCAAGGAAAAGTTGGCATGCCAATGCCCAGACTGCAAATGCAAGAACACCTGGGGAAGTTATGAATGCAGTTGCAGAGGcaactctatatatatacacgaaCATGACACATGTATAA GTAAATATGGCAGCGGAGAAGTAGGTTGGGGGTTCATGTCGTTTGTGTTTGTCGGGTTGGCGGTGGCTGGAGTTTCTGGATATGCTGTTTATAAGTACAGGATTCGG AGATACATGGACTCCGAGATACGGGCTATCATGGCACAATACATGCCTTTGGACAATCAAGGGGAGATACCCAGTCAGCTGCCTCTAGGGAGAGTGTAA